The Sulfurimonas sp. genome includes the window AATGGTGTTTGCATCTAATCTCCATTTTATTTATAGGCAAATTATACACCATATAAAACATCAATATATACAGTTTATTGATTAATCTTTTAGCTAGAATAAATCAGCATGACCAAAAAATATCTCTTGATTATCATTTTTTCTCATACTTTCTAAAATATTTTTTGCTTTATTTTTTGTCTCTTTATCGAAGTAAATCAACATATTTCTTGATAAAATATAATCAAATTTTCCTAGCTTTTTAAAAGATTCATCAAATAAATTTGCTAATTTAAAAGTTACAAGATTTTTAATACTAGCATTTAAAATATATGAGTCATTATTAACATCAAAATATTTATCTATTATTTTTGATGAAAGTTTTTTAATATTTCTCTCTTTATAAATACCCTTTGTTGCTTTTTGTAAGGCATCATTATTTATGTCTATTCCTAAAATTTTAAACTTTTTAGAACTCACTCCTGACTCAAGCAAAGCTATTGCAATACTATAAGGTTCTTCTCCAGTTGCCGATGGGGCACAAAGTATTTTAACCTCTTGTTCACTAGTTTTTACAGTATTTACCAATTTTTCAATTTGTGCAAATTCTCGATAAAAAAATGTTTCATTAGTAGTTAAACAATCTATAAGTTCTTGTTTTATATTTTTATCTGTGCTTATCCTATTTAGTAATTTTGTAAAAGAGTTAATATCTCTTTGTTTACAAAAAATCATAACCTTATTTTTTAAAATATCAATTTGCTTATCAAAATCAA containing:
- a CDS encoding CheR family methyltransferase; translated protein: MFNFFKKVKEKQINVEVQEPTDYVDVTIIARYFKNETGVDFDKQIDILKNKVMIFCKQRDINSFTKLLNRISTDKNIKQELIDCLTTNETFFYREFAQIEKLVNTVKTSEQEVKILCAPSATGEEPYSIAIALLESGVSSKKFKILGIDINNDALQKATKGIYKERNIKKLSSKIIDKYFDVNNDSYILNASIKNLVTFKLANLFDESFKKLGKFDYILSRNMLIYFDKETKNKAKNILESMRKNDNQEIFFGHADLF